The following proteins are co-located in the Deinococcus metallilatus genome:
- a CDS encoding nucleoside deaminase, with product MKGEVVGGQWKKQAIHSPPTGGWLAALTEAWEAYLHGSYPIGAVVVDAGGAVIARGRNRLGEPRGAEGGVISGHDLAHAEINALLNLAATPRPDCYGWTVLTTVEPCPQCAGAIAMSGLRAVEYAAPDPWAGCTRLLTDDPYVSRKGIRVGRAPEAVQRAALRLALVGFLEEGYSGLDRFLQAFHEYGEDLAAARKLHERGSLRELRSHGAPLAQALGALDGGGA from the coding sequence GTGAAGGGGGAAGTGGTGGGTGGTCAGTGGAAAAAGCAGGCGATCCACTCACCACCCACTGGGGGCTGGCTCGCCGCCCTCACCGAGGCCTGGGAAGCTTACCTCCACGGCTCGTACCCCATCGGCGCAGTGGTGGTGGATGCGGGCGGGGCAGTGATCGCACGGGGGCGGAACCGGCTGGGGGAACCGCGTGGGGCGGAAGGTGGGGTGATCAGCGGCCACGACCTCGCGCACGCGGAGATCAATGCGCTGCTGAATCTGGCGGCCACACCACGCCCGGACTGTTACGGCTGGACGGTGCTGACCACGGTGGAACCCTGCCCGCAGTGCGCTGGGGCCATCGCCATGAGCGGGCTGCGGGCGGTCGAGTACGCCGCGCCCGATCCCTGGGCCGGTTGTACGCGGCTGCTGACGGACGACCCCTACGTGTCCCGCAAGGGCATCCGCGTGGGGCGTGCGCCGGAAGCGGTGCAGCGGGCAGCGTTGCGGCTGGCGCTGGTGGGATTTCTGGAGGAGGGGTACAGCGGCCTGGACCGATTCCTGCAAGCCTTTCACGAGTACGGGGAAGACCTGGCCGCCGCACGCAAGTTGCACGAGCGGGGCAGCCTGCGCGAGTTGCGTTCGCATGGGGCACCTC